A portion of the Desulfobaccales bacterium genome contains these proteins:
- a CDS encoding CpsD/CapB family tyrosine-protein kinase yields MHYAPALSNQPNVQHFYGPGVRRVFMGIYNNILLTTADARQRHFLICAANPGEGGTTVAIGLAMAAAEIQNQPVLLIDGNFAQPQICAAFGLPELYGFGDCLAGRIEAKSVVQATPMPQLKVMGAGVAPINHISLLEPPVLKNLLGCLNREYSTIIIDGPAVNVSPESMLYAAQVDRTFLVVHAGITRVQVVSAALDRLDAGGCEKVDLILNRRTFPIPPWIYRRL; encoded by the coding sequence ATGCACTATGCCCCGGCCTTGAGCAACCAGCCAAACGTGCAGCACTTTTATGGTCCGGGGGTCCGTCGGGTCTTCATGGGGATATACAACAATATTCTGTTGACTACGGCTGACGCCCGGCAACGGCACTTTCTGATCTGTGCGGCCAACCCCGGGGAAGGCGGCACCACCGTGGCTATCGGACTGGCCATGGCGGCCGCTGAGATCCAAAATCAGCCGGTGCTGCTCATCGACGGCAACTTTGCCCAGCCCCAAATCTGCGCCGCGTTTGGGTTGCCGGAACTTTACGGCTTCGGTGATTGCCTGGCCGGCAGAATCGAGGCCAAAAGCGTGGTGCAGGCCACTCCCATGCCCCAGTTAAAGGTGATGGGCGCAGGCGTCGCACCCATTAATCACATCAGCCTGCTGGAGCCCCCGGTCTTGAAAAATCTTTTAGGCTGCCTGAACCGGGAATACTCCACCATCATTATCGATGGCCCGGCTGTGAACGTGTCTCCCGAGTCGATGCTCTATGCCGCCCAAGTCGACCGGACTTTCTTGGTAGTTCATGCCGGCATCACCCGGGTTCAGGTGGTGTCTGCGGCCTTGGACAGACTGGATGCCGGCGGTTGTGAAAAAGTTGACCTGATTCTTAACCGGAGGACCTTTCCTATTCCTCCCTGGATTTACCGACGCCTATGA
- a CDS encoding PAS domain S-box protein — protein sequence MSITILLADEHSVMRKGLRSLLEKDPEVTIVAEARDSHTTVRLARDLSPDIVILDERMAEFSGVDTAREILATSPGAKVIALSVHSDRRLALNLLKAGVSAYLLKDRVFEELIPALRLVMAHKIYLSPEISDLVLKDYVEALRDSEARFRTVFEQAPFGIALTDLDGRLLEISPALLKMLGYNRDELHRMILAKFSHPDDADSCQELFRDLAQGRRQTFEKDNRYLRKDGRLVWGRLTVSVVRSLLEQSQFAIVIVEDINERKRSEEEIRAYQEQLRSLASEISLVEERERRRLATDLHDHIGQTLALAQIKLGEIKEWAEGTPVSGSLGEIRLLVEQAIKSSRELTFELSPPILYDLGFESAVEWFGDYLQEHHGLQVIVRSDEQYKPMGNETMVLVFQMVRELMLNAAKHARARQVEVSIRREGDNLVIDVTDDGVGFDRQQLTTSRSREKPRGFGLFSVRERIECIGGSLRIDSRPDRGSKVSLTVPVWQDH from the coding sequence ATGAGTATTACGATCCTCCTGGCCGACGAACACTCAGTCATGCGCAAAGGGTTACGGTCCCTGCTGGAAAAAGACCCGGAGGTTACCATAGTCGCCGAAGCCCGGGACAGCCACACCACAGTCCGGTTAGCCCGGGACCTCAGTCCCGATATAGTCATACTTGATGAAAGGATGGCCGAATTCAGCGGCGTTGATACGGCCAGAGAAATACTCGCCACCTCCCCCGGGGCCAAGGTTATCGCCTTATCCGTCCATTCCGACCGCCGCCTGGCCTTAAATCTACTCAAGGCCGGGGTCTCGGCCTACCTGTTAAAAGATCGCGTCTTCGAAGAATTGATCCCGGCCCTGCGCCTAGTCATGGCCCACAAGATTTATCTCAGTCCCGAAATCTCCGATTTGGTGCTCAAAGATTACGTCGAAGCCTTGCGGGACAGCGAGGCCCGCTTCCGCACGGTGTTCGAGCAGGCTCCCTTCGGCATTGCCTTGACCGATCTGGATGGCCGCCTGCTGGAGATCAGTCCGGCGCTGCTTAAGATGCTAGGATATAACCGGGACGAACTCCATCGCATGATCTTGGCCAAGTTTTCTCATCCGGACGACGCCGACTCCTGCCAGGAACTTTTTCGGGATTTGGCCCAGGGGCGCCGCCAGACCTTCGAGAAAGATAATCGCTACCTCCGCAAGGACGGCCGCCTGGTCTGGGGCCGCCTCACCGTTTCCGTGGTCCGGTCCTTGCTGGAGCAATCCCAGTTCGCTATCGTCATTGTAGAAGATATCAACGAGCGAAAAAGGTCCGAGGAAGAGATCCGAGCCTATCAAGAGCAGTTGCGATCCCTGGCCTCGGAAATCTCTCTGGTAGAGGAACGGGAACGGCGTCGCCTCGCCACAGATTTACATGACCATATCGGCCAGACCCTGGCTCTGGCCCAGATCAAACTGGGAGAGATCAAAGAGTGGGCCGAGGGCACTCCCGTGTCCGGGTCTCTGGGAGAAATTCGGCTCTTGGTGGAACAGGCCATCAAATCCAGTCGAGAGTTAACTTTTGAGCTGAGCCCGCCGATTCTTTACGATCTGGGGTTTGAATCTGCCGTGGAGTGGTTCGGGGACTACCTCCAGGAACACCACGGCCTCCAGGTCATTGTGCGATCAGACGAGCAGTATAAGCCCATGGGTAACGAAACCATGGTGTTGGTCTTCCAGATGGTGCGGGAACTCATGCTCAATGCCGCCAAGCATGCCCGGGCCCGCCAGGTTGAGGTTTCGATCCGGCGGGAAGGGGACAATTTGGTCATCGACGTCACTGACGACGGCGTGGGGTTCGACCGCCAACAACTCACCACTTCCCGTTCCCGGGAAAAGCCCCGCGGTTTTGGGCTCTTCAGCGTCCGGGAGCGCATCGAATGCATAGGCGGCAGTCTGCGGATAGACTCCCGGCCTGATCGAGGCAGCAAGGTCTCTCTCACCGTGCCGGTTTGGCAGGATCATTAA
- a CDS encoding response regulator transcription factor, with protein sequence MGITIIVVDDHKILRQGLRTLLAREADMEVVAEAEDGRHAVRLVRELSPQVVIMDVGMPDLNGIEATRQILQEAPETKIIALSMHSDRRFVTNMIKAGASGYLLKDSAFEELATAIRVVMARKTYLSHEIAHVVVKDYVKGGGSKDDPSVFSVLSPREREVLQLMAEGKTNRLIAEALNVSLKTIETHRQQIMNKLEIHNIVELTKYAIREGLASLDH encoded by the coding sequence GTGGGCATAACCATCATAGTAGTGGACGACCACAAAATTTTGCGGCAAGGATTGCGCACTCTTCTGGCCCGGGAAGCTGACATGGAGGTGGTGGCCGAGGCGGAGGACGGGCGGCACGCGGTGCGTCTGGTCCGGGAATTGTCTCCCCAAGTAGTGATTATGGACGTGGGCATGCCCGATTTAAATGGCATTGAAGCTACCCGTCAGATATTGCAGGAGGCGCCCGAAACCAAGATTATCGCCTTGTCCATGCATTCCGACCGGCGCTTCGTTACCAACATGATCAAGGCGGGAGCCTCCGGTTACCTGCTCAAGGATTCGGCCTTCGAGGAATTGGCCACTGCCATTCGCGTGGTTATGGCCCGGAAGACCTACCTGAGCCATGAGATTGCCCACGTGGTGGTGAAGGACTATGTGAAGGGAGGTGGCTCCAAGGACGATCCGTCGGTATTTTCGGTCTTGAGCCCCCGAGAACGGGAGGTGCTCCAGCTTATGGCCGAAGGCAAGACCAACCGCCTGATCGCCGAAGCCTTGAATGTTAGCCTGAAAACCATTGAAACCCACCGCCAGCAAATCATGAATAAGCTGGAGATTCATAATATCGTCGAGCTTACCAAATACGCCATCCGGGAAGGCCTCGCCTCCCTGGACCATTGA
- a CDS encoding succinate dehydrogenase cytochrome b subunit, with protein MNWVTQALSTSVGKKQLMAITGLLFLLFLTTHLLGNLSIYGGPAAFVAYAEHLHALGKLLVAAEIGMVLALIIHVGTAIVLFFENRSARPVKYAVDKSGGGGRTFSSQTMPYTGLLILVFLGVHLATFSHHIVDQTTRNIFQIAVDVFSHKGFLAIYLIAMIIVALHVRHGLWSAFQTVGANQPKYMPFIQKLSIVFAVIAGIGFFSLPLVILAMR; from the coding sequence ATGAACTGGGTTACGCAAGCCTTAAGCACGTCCGTGGGCAAAAAGCAGTTGATGGCCATAACCGGCCTGTTGTTTCTGCTGTTTCTGACCACCCATCTCCTGGGCAACCTGAGCATTTATGGCGGACCGGCGGCGTTCGTGGCCTATGCCGAACACCTGCACGCCCTGGGGAAATTGCTGGTGGCCGCGGAAATTGGCATGGTCTTGGCTTTAATCATTCATGTCGGTACCGCGATTGTGCTGTTCTTTGAGAACCGCAGCGCCCGTCCGGTCAAGTACGCGGTGGACAAAAGCGGTGGCGGCGGCCGCACCTTCAGCTCGCAAACCATGCCCTATACCGGTCTGCTGATTCTGGTTTTCCTCGGAGTGCACCTGGCCACCTTTTCCCACCACATCGTCGATCAGACCACCCGGAACATCTTTCAAATTGCCGTTGACGTCTTCTCTCATAAGGGCTTTCTGGCAATTTATTTAATCGCCATGATCATCGTCGCCTTGCATGTCCGGCACGGGCTCTGGAGCGCCTTCCAGACCGTGGGGGCAAACCAGCCCAAGTACATGCCATTTATCCAAAAGCTGAGTATTGTCTTCGCGGTGATCGCCGGCATCGGCTTTTTTTCACTGCCGCTAGTCATCCTGGCGATGAGATAG
- a CDS encoding fumarate reductase/succinate dehydrogenase flavoprotein subunit, giving the protein MQLDAKIPVAPLPDKWDRCKFEMKLVSPANKRKFDIIVVGTGLAGGAASASLAELGYNVKTFCIQDSPRRAHSIAAQGGINAAKNYPNDGDSIWRLFYDTIKGGDFRAREGNVYRLAQVSNLIIDHCVAQGIPFAREYGGLLANRSFGGAQVSRTFYARGQTGQQLLLGAYSSLMRQVASGRVTMFPRREMLDLVLVDGQARGIVVRNLITGEIERHSAHAVVLATGGYANVFFLSTNGMACNVTASIRAFKKGAGFANPCFTQIHPTCIPVHGDYQSKLTLMSESLRNDGRVWVPKKEGDTRPPEQIPEAERDYYLERIYPSFGNLAPRDISSRAAKLMCDQGKGVGPTGRAVYLDFADAIERLGKAEIEARYGNLFQMYEKIVAANPYETPMMIYPASHYAMGGLWVDYNLMSTIPGLFVLGEANFSDHGANRLGASALMQGLADGYFIIPYTIGGYLGGTRLPEVTVDNDAFKESEAEVTQRVDRLLNIKGKRTVQDFHRELGNILWEHCGMGRTDAGLTKGRGLVANLKAEFWENVKVPGEEKDFNQSLENAGRVADFIEFADILIADALARRESCGCHFNEAFQTEDHEALRDDENMCHAAVWEYAGEGQAPIFHKEPLVFENVKLVTRSYK; this is encoded by the coding sequence ATGCAACTTGATGCTAAAATTCCCGTAGCGCCTTTGCCGGATAAATGGGATCGCTGCAAATTTGAAATGAAACTGGTCAGCCCGGCTAACAAGAGAAAATTTGATATCATCGTGGTAGGAACCGGCCTGGCCGGCGGCGCCGCGTCTGCCTCCCTGGCGGAACTGGGCTACAACGTCAAGACCTTCTGTATCCAGGACAGCCCCCGCCGGGCCCATTCCATCGCGGCCCAAGGCGGCATCAATGCGGCCAAGAACTATCCCAACGACGGCGACAGTATCTGGCGGCTGTTCTACGATACCATCAAAGGCGGCGATTTCCGGGCCCGGGAAGGCAATGTCTACCGCCTGGCCCAGGTGAGCAACTTGATCATCGATCATTGCGTGGCCCAGGGAATTCCGTTTGCCCGGGAATACGGCGGGCTTTTGGCTAACCGCTCCTTCGGCGGAGCCCAAGTCTCCCGGACGTTCTACGCCCGGGGGCAGACCGGCCAGCAACTCCTGCTGGGGGCCTACAGCTCCTTGATGCGCCAGGTGGCCTCGGGCCGCGTCACCATGTTTCCCCGCCGGGAGATGCTGGACCTGGTGCTCGTGGACGGCCAGGCCCGGGGCATCGTAGTGCGGAACCTCATCACCGGGGAAATCGAGCGCCACTCGGCCCACGCGGTGGTCCTGGCCACCGGCGGTTATGCCAATGTATTTTTTCTGTCCACCAACGGCATGGCCTGTAACGTCACCGCCAGCATCCGGGCCTTTAAGAAAGGGGCCGGTTTTGCCAACCCTTGCTTTACCCAGATACACCCCACCTGCATCCCGGTGCATGGCGACTATCAGTCCAAGCTAACGCTGATGTCTGAGAGTCTGCGCAACGACGGCCGGGTCTGGGTGCCTAAAAAAGAGGGCGACACCAGGCCGCCGGAGCAGATCCCCGAAGCGGAACGGGATTATTATCTGGAGCGCATCTATCCCAGTTTCGGGAACCTCGCCCCTAGGGATATCTCCTCCCGGGCCGCCAAGCTCATGTGCGACCAGGGCAAAGGCGTCGGCCCCACAGGGCGCGCCGTGTATCTGGATTTCGCCGATGCCATCGAACGGCTGGGCAAGGCCGAGATCGAGGCCAGATACGGCAATCTCTTCCAGATGTATGAAAAGATCGTTGCCGCCAATCCTTATGAAACGCCCATGATGATTTATCCGGCCTCCCATTATGCCATGGGCGGCCTTTGGGTAGACTACAACCTGATGAGCACCATCCCAGGCCTCTTTGTCCTGGGCGAGGCCAACTTCTCTGACCACGGGGCCAACCGCCTGGGGGCCAGCGCCCTGATGCAGGGTTTAGCCGACGGCTACTTTATCATCCCTTACACCATCGGCGGCTACCTGGGCGGCACCCGGCTCCCGGAAGTTACGGTAGATAATGACGCGTTTAAGGAGTCCGAAGCTGAAGTTACGCAGCGCGTCGACCGCCTGCTCAATATCAAGGGCAAAAGAACCGTGCAGGACTTTCACCGGGAACTGGGGAACATCTTGTGGGAGCATTGCGGCATGGGCCGCACTGATGCGGGGCTCACCAAGGGCCGTGGGCTCGTGGCCAACCTCAAGGCCGAATTTTGGGAGAATGTGAAGGTGCCGGGTGAAGAGAAAGATTTCAATCAAAGCCTGGAAAACGCCGGCCGGGTGGCCGATTTCATAGAGTTCGCCGATATCTTGATCGCTGATGCCCTGGCCCGCCGGGAATCCTGCGGCTGCCATTTCAACGAGGCCTTTCAGACCGAGGACCATGAAGCCTTGCGGGACGATGAAAACATGTGCCATGCAGCGGTCTGGGAATATGCCGGAGAGGGCCAGGCGCCCATCTTCCACAAGGAACCGCTGGTGTTTGAAAATGTCAAATTAGTGACGAGGAGCTACAAGTGA
- a CDS encoding succinate dehydrogenase/fumarate reductase iron-sulfur subunit: MSGKTINLTLKVWRQQGATAPGRLESYKAENIPTDASFLEMLDIVNERLTLTGKEPIAFDHDCREGICGMCGTVVNGRPHGPEKETTLCQLHMRHFKDGDTVVVEPFRARAYPIIKDLVVDRSALDQIIAAGGFISVITGQAPEANTLPVPKESADLAMDAAACIGCGACVAACPNAAAMLFTSAKISQFALLPHGRPEAAKRALAMLAQMDAQGFGNCTNHKECEVECPKGISISNIARLNREWLKAAFLSKEKIPA, translated from the coding sequence GTGAGCGGCAAGACGATCAACCTCACCCTGAAGGTCTGGCGGCAGCAGGGGGCAACCGCCCCGGGTCGACTCGAAAGCTATAAGGCTGAGAATATTCCCACCGACGCGTCATTTCTGGAGATGCTGGACATAGTCAATGAGCGCCTCACTCTTACGGGTAAAGAGCCCATCGCTTTCGACCACGATTGCCGGGAGGGCATCTGCGGCATGTGCGGCACGGTGGTCAACGGCCGGCCCCATGGCCCGGAGAAAGAAACCACTCTGTGCCAGCTCCACATGCGCCACTTCAAAGACGGCGACACCGTGGTCGTCGAGCCCTTCCGGGCCCGGGCCTATCCCATCATCAAAGACCTGGTAGTGGACCGCAGCGCCCTGGATCAAATCATTGCGGCGGGCGGCTTCATTTCAGTCATCACCGGTCAGGCCCCTGAGGCCAACACCTTGCCGGTCCCCAAGGAAAGTGCCGACCTGGCCATGGACGCGGCCGCCTGTATCGGCTGCGGCGCCTGCGTCGCGGCCTGCCCCAATGCCGCGGCCATGCTCTTTACCAGCGCCAAGATTTCCCAGTTTGCGTTGCTGCCGCATGGGCGCCCGGAAGCCGCTAAACGGGCCCTGGCCATGTTGGCCCAGATGGACGCGCAGGGGTTTGGCAACTGCACCAACCATAAGGAATGCGAAGTGGAGTGCCCCAAAGGCATTTCCATCAGCAATATTGCTCGCCTGAACCGGGAATGGCTCAAAGCCGCGTTCCTGTCCAAGGAGAAAATTCCCGCTTAA
- a CDS encoding NAD-dependent malic enzyme, with product MYKVSLEGDDTVVRIRRELMGQDTVSRFLDLINLAAVMENSRFADAKEKILARMLGFPTGVDVLRDPVLNKDAAFSEEEREILGLRGLLPARVQTMEEQVMRTLENFRKKPTDIEKYIFMIGLQNRNRTLFYRVVLDNIEEMMPIIYTPTVGQACLEYGHIFRRPRGIFISAKDRGRMPELLRNWAYKDIRIIVVTDGERILGLGDLGADGMGIPVGKLALYSACAGIHPSHSLPITLDVGTENEDLLNDPLYIGLKQRRLRGAAYDDFIEEFIVAVAEVFPRTLVQFEDFGNLNAFRLLERYRERLCAFNDDIQGTAAVALAGLYSALRIKSGKLQDQKFLIVGAGEAGTGIGELTVAALMDEGLSVAQARERCWFVDSKGLVVKSRSDLTGRKLRYAHDHEFIFDLAAVVEALKPTAIIGVTGKHGLFAHPVLEAMGKINDRPIIFPLSNPTSKAECSAEEAYSATGGRAIFASGSPFAPVVLEGKTLVPGQGNNVYIFPGVGLGVIASGARHVIDEMFFAAAKALAAQISADDLEQGRVYPPLARIREVAAAVAAAVAGVAYQHNLATKPRPDDILAAIKALMYEPQYRSYV from the coding sequence ATGTACAAGGTGAGCCTGGAAGGAGACGACACGGTTGTCCGCATCAGGCGCGAGTTGATGGGCCAGGATACCGTATCCAGGTTCCTGGATTTAATTAACCTGGCCGCGGTGATGGAGAACAGCAGGTTTGCCGACGCCAAAGAAAAGATCCTGGCCCGCATGCTGGGCTTCCCCACCGGGGTGGATGTGCTGCGCGATCCGGTCCTCAATAAAGACGCGGCGTTTTCGGAAGAGGAGCGGGAGATCTTAGGCCTCCGCGGGCTTCTGCCCGCCCGGGTCCAAACCATGGAAGAGCAGGTGATGCGGACCCTGGAGAATTTCCGCAAAAAGCCCACGGATATCGAAAAGTATATCTTTATGATCGGCCTCCAAAACCGTAACCGGACCCTGTTCTACCGGGTGGTTTTGGACAACATCGAAGAGATGATGCCCATCATCTATACGCCGACCGTAGGCCAGGCCTGTCTGGAATACGGTCATATTTTTCGCCGGCCCCGGGGGATCTTTATTTCGGCGAAGGATCGGGGGCGCATGCCGGAACTCCTGCGCAACTGGGCGTATAAAGATATCCGCATCATTGTGGTCACTGACGGCGAGCGCATCCTCGGTCTGGGAGACCTGGGCGCAGACGGCATGGGCATTCCCGTGGGCAAGCTGGCGCTCTACTCCGCCTGCGCCGGTATCCACCCTTCCCACAGCCTCCCGATTACGCTCGACGTGGGCACCGAAAACGAAGATTTGCTGAACGACCCCTTATACATCGGACTCAAACAACGGCGTCTGCGCGGTGCGGCCTACGATGATTTTATCGAGGAATTCATTGTGGCCGTCGCCGAAGTCTTTCCACGCACCTTGGTGCAGTTTGAAGATTTCGGCAACCTCAATGCCTTCCGGCTCTTGGAGCGCTATCGGGAACGCCTCTGCGCCTTCAATGACGACATCCAGGGCACCGCGGCGGTGGCCCTGGCCGGATTGTATTCAGCCTTACGGATCAAAAGCGGTAAGCTCCAGGATCAAAAATTCCTGATCGTGGGGGCAGGTGAGGCCGGAACCGGGATTGGCGAACTGACCGTGGCCGCTTTGATGGATGAAGGCTTAAGCGTTGCCCAGGCCCGGGAGCGCTGCTGGTTTGTGGACTCCAAAGGCCTGGTGGTCAAAAGCCGCAGCGACCTGACTGGCCGCAAACTCCGCTATGCCCATGACCACGAGTTCATCTTTGATTTGGCGGCCGTGGTGGAAGCCCTGAAACCCACCGCCATTATTGGCGTTACTGGGAAGCACGGTCTCTTTGCGCACCCGGTCCTGGAAGCCATGGGTAAGATTAATGACCGACCTATTATCTTCCCCCTGTCCAACCCCACCTCCAAGGCCGAATGCTCCGCCGAGGAAGCCTATAGCGCCACAGGGGGAAGGGCGATTTTTGCCAGCGGCAGCCCCTTTGCCCCCGTTGTCCTTGAGGGCAAGACCTTGGTGCCGGGACAGGGGAACAACGTCTATATTTTCCCGGGGGTGGGGTTGGGCGTGATCGCGTCCGGGGCCCGACACGTCATTGATGAGATGTTTTTTGCCGCGGCCAAGGCCCTGGCCGCACAAATATCGGCAGACGACCTGGAGCAAGGGCGGGTCTATCCACCCCTGGCCCGGATCCGGGAGGTCGCGGCCGCCGTCGCTGCCGCGGTAGCCGGAGTAGCCTACCAGCACAACCTGGCCACCAAGCCCCGGCCCGACGATATTTTGGCCGCGATCAAGGCCCTAATGTATGAGCCGCAGTATCGCAGTTATGTTTAG
- the pruA gene encoding L-glutamate gamma-semialdehyde dehydrogenase — MFPPFSNEPLSDFSDPANIAAYREALAKVRRQLGSHWPLIIAGERVDAGQRIMSLNPASPAEIVGSVAAAASLHVDRALDAAWQAFPAWARRSAEDRAAVLIKLAQELRRRKLVLAAWETLEASKNWAEADADVAEAIDFCEYYARQALEFAKPLPIYPFPGEINQSWLQPLGAGVVLPPWNFPLAILVGMAAGPVAAGNTVVIKPSSYTPVIGAIFMQVVESAGLPPGVINFLPGLGSDVGDYLVDHVRTRFINFTGSREVGVRIAVRAAQIHPGQEWLKRVYTELGGKDAVVIDETADLDAAIPEVIKSAFGFQGQKCSAASRLIVVAEVYDEVLERLVAAVQDIRVGPAEENYPLGAVISEAQQKMILSEMEQGRGQGRLVSGGKSLDRDGGYYLEPTVFADVPPTARLAQREIFGPVLAVIKAENFEDAVRIFNGTEYGLTGGLFSRSRDRLERAKREFNVGNLYLNRKITGALVGVQPFGGFKMSGSNAKAGGPDYLRLFLEMKTVSERL, encoded by the coding sequence ATGTTCCCGCCATTTTCCAACGAGCCCCTGAGCGATTTCAGTGATCCCGCCAACATTGCGGCCTATCGGGAGGCGCTGGCCAAGGTGCGCCGGCAGTTGGGCAGCCATTGGCCTCTCATCATTGCTGGTGAAAGGGTGGATGCCGGCCAGCGGATCATGAGCCTCAATCCGGCCAGTCCTGCGGAGATCGTGGGCTCCGTGGCCGCAGCCGCCTCGCTTCACGTCGACCGGGCACTAGATGCGGCCTGGCAGGCTTTTCCGGCTTGGGCCAGGCGGTCGGCTGAGGACCGGGCCGCCGTCCTGATCAAGCTGGCTCAAGAGCTGCGCCGGCGTAAATTGGTATTGGCCGCCTGGGAAACCCTGGAGGCCTCCAAAAACTGGGCCGAGGCTGATGCCGATGTGGCCGAAGCCATCGATTTCTGTGAGTACTACGCCCGTCAGGCTCTGGAATTCGCCAAGCCCTTGCCGATTTATCCCTTCCCTGGTGAGATCAACCAGTCTTGGCTGCAACCCCTGGGAGCAGGGGTGGTCCTGCCGCCCTGGAACTTCCCCCTGGCCATTCTCGTGGGGATGGCCGCCGGACCGGTAGCCGCGGGCAATACCGTAGTGATCAAGCCTTCGTCCTATACCCCCGTGATCGGCGCGATCTTTATGCAGGTCGTGGAGTCCGCCGGGCTTCCCCCCGGTGTTATTAATTTCTTGCCGGGCCTGGGGAGCGACGTAGGGGATTACCTGGTGGACCACGTGCGGACCCGCTTTATCAACTTCACCGGTTCTCGGGAAGTGGGGGTGCGGATCGCGGTTCGGGCGGCGCAGATTCATCCGGGTCAGGAGTGGCTCAAGCGAGTCTACACCGAATTGGGCGGCAAAGATGCGGTGGTGATCGATGAGACCGCCGACCTCGATGCCGCGATTCCGGAGGTGATCAAAAGCGCCTTTGGTTTTCAAGGGCAGAAGTGCTCCGCGGCGTCGCGTCTCATTGTGGTGGCGGAAGTTTACGATGAGGTCCTTGAGCGGCTGGTGGCCGCGGTGCAAGACATCCGGGTGGGACCGGCGGAGGAGAACTATCCGCTTGGCGCTGTGATTTCCGAGGCCCAGCAGAAGATGATCTTAAGCGAAATGGAGCAGGGGCGAGGGCAGGGGAGGCTGGTAAGCGGCGGCAAGTCTCTTGACCGTGACGGCGGTTATTATCTGGAGCCCACGGTTTTTGCCGATGTGCCTCCAACGGCGCGACTGGCCCAGCGGGAAATCTTTGGGCCGGTGCTGGCAGTTATCAAAGCTGAGAATTTCGAAGACGCAGTGCGCATCTTTAACGGCACCGAATACGGCCTGACGGGTGGGCTCTTCAGCCGGAGCCGGGATCGGTTGGAGCGGGCCAAGCGGGAATTCAACGTGGGCAATCTTTATCTGAACCGGAAGATCACCGGGGCCCTGGTGGGGGTCCAGCCCTTCGGCGGCTTCAAGATGTCGGGCTCCAACGCCAAAGCCGGCGGCCCGGATTACCTGCGGCTCTTCCTGGAAATGAAAACGGTTTCTGAGAGGCTGTAA
- a CDS encoding FAD-dependent oxidoreductase — protein sequence MSDTAGRPRVIIVGAGILGLASAYHILKGDGNLDLLVIDRLQGPGQGNTTRSAAAYRDMFSSPLNRALSQGSIAFYEQVQKDADIGLRRIGYLWLKTADQMRESQAVLDAMVQAGVKFETLEPNELHRRLPEMRIGAIAQGILGRNCGILNPNLLCRFYEKRISALGGNFAFGTEVTGFATNGEGRMLGVKARDGEIIYGTVVVATGAWISLTMSLAGLKVPVVPRKRQLFAVAAKEGALQRLLHAEGFNAHNLLPFTIMPGGAYLRPSTGSFILGFANEDQPPGLEEPPAAERDFFQGRVRPQVEPYFPCFQDVVPQYSWAGHYADHLADSHPVVDRVGGAIVVGGDSGSGIMKADALGRIAAGLYFGQDRVGLGDGRDFPVADLGLANRRLVPEELII from the coding sequence ATGTCTGATACGGCCGGCAGGCCCCGGGTCATAATTGTCGGAGCGGGAATCCTGGGCCTGGCCAGCGCCTATCATATTCTTAAAGGCGACGGTAACCTCGACCTCCTGGTCATCGACCGGTTGCAGGGGCCGGGGCAGGGCAATACCACCAGAAGCGCTGCAGCCTATCGCGATATGTTCTCCTCACCGCTGAACCGCGCTCTCAGCCAGGGCAGTATCGCGTTTTATGAACAAGTCCAGAAAGACGCCGATATCGGGCTCAGGCGGATTGGCTATCTGTGGCTCAAGACGGCGGACCAGATGCGGGAATCCCAGGCGGTCTTGGACGCCATGGTCCAGGCCGGGGTGAAGTTTGAGACCCTGGAGCCTAACGAGCTTCACCGGCGTCTGCCGGAAATGCGGATCGGGGCAATTGCCCAAGGTATCCTGGGCCGAAATTGCGGCATCCTGAATCCCAATCTCTTGTGCCGATTTTACGAGAAACGGATATCGGCATTAGGGGGCAACTTTGCGTTTGGCACCGAAGTTACTGGATTTGCCACCAACGGCGAGGGCCGGATGCTCGGGGTTAAGGCGAGAGATGGCGAAATCATTTATGGAACCGTGGTAGTCGCCACCGGTGCGTGGATAAGTCTGACTATGAGTCTGGCCGGGCTTAAGGTTCCGGTGGTTCCGAGGAAGCGGCAGTTGTTCGCGGTGGCCGCCAAAGAGGGCGCGTTGCAGCGGCTTCTCCACGCCGAAGGTTTTAACGCTCATAACCTGCTGCCTTTCACCATCATGCCCGGTGGCGCTTATCTGCGGCCGAGCACGGGCTCCTTTATCTTGGGTTTTGCCAATGAAGACCAACCTCCGGGCCTGGAGGAGCCTCCGGCGGCGGAGCGGGACTTTTTCCAGGGGCGGGTCCGGCCCCAGGTAGAGCCGTATTTTCCCTGTTTCCAAGATGTCGTGCCGCAGTACTCCTGGGCCGGGCACTATGCCGACCATCTGGCTGACAGCCACCCGGTGGTGGACCGGGTCGGGGGGGCTATCGTCGTCGGGGGCGACAGTGGTAGCGGCATCATGAAGGCCGATGCACTGGGGAGAATCGCCGCGGGCCTGTACTTCGGCCAGGACCGGGTGGGGCTTGGCGATGGTCGCGATTTCCCGGTCGCCGACCTGGGACTCGCCAACCGAAGGCTGGTTCCGGAGGAGTTGATTATTTGA